TCGGACCCGGATTGAACAGGCAGATGTATGTGAGGCGCCAATTTATCCAATCTTCCAAAAGCACGAATCAGCTTATCAGAAAGGTCTTTGGGGTGAGACGTCGTAAAGCGAAGGCGCCTCAAGCCCTCAACATCATTCACTGCTTCAAGAAGCGCCGGGAAATCAAGACTATGGCCGTTTTTCAAGCCATAAGAATTCACATTCTGTCCCAGGAGCGTGACTTCCCGAACACCCCTTGCTACCAGATGCCGGATTTCCTCTAAAATCCTCTGGGGTCTGCGACTCAACTCCCGCCCTCTCAAATATGGGACAACGCAGTACGTACAGAAATTGTCACATCCCCTTATGATGGTCACAAAGGCTTTCGCGCGAGCTTCTTGGAAATTCGTTGGCTTTATGTGTGAGGGTTCCACTGTCCCGGTGGGCTCTACGTCAACGGCTTGCTTTTTTTCGTGAGTGACTCGCCGAATTAGTGAGGGAAGCCTGCTGATAGAAAAAGTGCCAAAGACGATGTCTACATGGGGCGCCCGTTTGAGAAGGCGATCTCCCTCCTGCTGAGCCACACATCCACCCACACCAATGACCAAATTCGGTCTTTTGAGCTTCAGCCTGGCAAGTCGCCCCAGATGACTGTAGACCTTGTGTTCGGCCTTGTCACGGATGGAACAAGTGTTTAAAATAATAAGGTCAGCTTTTTCCTGGTGTGAAGTAGGCCTGTAATTCATGGTCGCCAGCAGTCTCTCCATTTGCTCCGAATCGTAGACGTTCATCTGGCATCCCATTGTGATTATGTGAACGCGTTTTGTCTTCATACAGCATCAAACCACTGACCAATGACTATTGACTATTAACCAACCCGTGTATGGAGATTGACCTGATATC
The Deltaproteobacteria bacterium genome window above contains:
- the miaB gene encoding tRNA (N6-isopentenyl adenosine(37)-C2)-methylthiotransferase MiaB — encoded protein: MKTKRVHIITMGCQMNVYDSEQMERLLATMNYRPTSHQEKADLIILNTCSIRDKAEHKVYSHLGRLARLKLKRPNLVIGVGGCVAQQEGDRLLKRAPHVDIVFGTFSISRLPSLIRRVTHEKKQAVDVEPTGTVEPSHIKPTNFQEARAKAFVTIIRGCDNFCTYCVVPYLRGRELSRRPQRILEEIRHLVARGVREVTLLGQNVNSYGLKNGHSLDFPALLEAVNDVEGLRRLRFTTSHPKDLSDKLIRAFGRLDKLAPHIHLPVQSGSDRILKRMNRGYTRGNYLARIEKLRKAQPNIAITSDIIVGFPGEGETDFEETLNLVESVGFDNLYIFKYSNRKNTPAFRFSDKVQEAVKGERFARLLELQSKITLDKNRALVGTVQEVLIEGLSKKGYDQVTGHTPCNKTVNFSDEKLRVGQLVHVNIADAFSHSLLGAPSECCRKWPGEKGGILHAA